A single genomic interval of Meles meles chromosome 9, mMelMel3.1 paternal haplotype, whole genome shotgun sequence harbors:
- the IWS1 gene encoding protein IWS1 homolog isoform X3, with protein MDSEYYSGDQSADDGGATPVQDERDSGSDVEDDVNEQHSGSDTGSVERHSENEPSDREDGLNKRHHVTDSENDDPSNLNASDSESEELQRQKDSDSESEEHAEPPASDSENEDTNQHGSDSESEETRKLPVSDSENEELLNGHASDSENEDIRKHPASDSEMEELPKSPASDSETEDALKPQISDSESEEPPQHQASDSENEELPKPRISDSESEELPKPRVSDSESEEPQRIQASDSENEELPKPRISDSESEDPPRHQASDSENEELPKPRISDSESEGPPRHQASDSENELPKPRISDSESEDPPRNQASDSENEELPKPRVSDSESEEPQKGPASDSETEDASRHKQKPESDDDSDGENKREDTEIQNDSFHSDSHVDRKRIQSSDSEEEEPKRPKIDSDEDEEKVGEEEKVAKRKAAVLSDSEDEEKASKKSRVVSDADDSDSDVISDKSGKREKTLASDSEEEVGKEELSDKKNEEKDLFGSDSESGNEEENLIADIFGESGDEEEEEFTGFNQEDLEEEKSEMQVKEAEDSDSDDNIKRGKHMDFLSDFEMMLQRKKSMSGKRRRNRDGGTFISDADDVVSAMIVKMNEAAEEDRQLNNQKKPALKKLTLLPTVVMHLKKQDLKETFIDSGVMSAIKEWLSPLPDRSLPALKIREELLKILQELPSVSQETLKHSGIGRAVMYLYKHPKESRSNKDMAGKLINEWSRPIFGLTSNYKGMTREEREQRDLEQMPQRRRMNSTGGQTPRRDLEKVLTGEEKALRPGDPGFCARARVPMPSNKDYVVRPKWNVEMESSRFQGTSKKGISRLDKQMRKFTDIRKKSRSAHAVKISIEGNKMPL; from the exons ATGGATTCGGAATATTACAGCGGCGACCAGTCAG cagatGATGGTGGCGCTACCCCAGTACAGGATGAACGGGATTCAGGGTCAGACGTTGAGGATGATGTAAATGAGCAACACTCTGGATCAGACACTGGAAGTGTAGAACGTCATTCAGAG AATGAACCTAGTGATCGAGAGGATGGCCTCAACAAAAGACACCATGTGACAGATTCTGAGAATGATGACCCCTCAAATCTTAATGCCAGTGACTCTGAAAGTGAGGAGCTTCAAAGGCAAAAGGACAGTGACTCTGAATCTGAAGAGCATGCAGAGCCTCCTGCAAGTGATTCTGAAAATGAGGACACTAATCAGCATGGGAGTGACTCCGAGAGTGAGGAGACCAGGAAGTTACCTGTCAGTGACTCTGAAAATGAGGAACTTCTTAATGGGCATGCAAGTGACTCAGAAAATGAAGACATTAGGAAGCATCCTGCTAGTGATTCAGAAATGGAAGAGCTCCCCAAAAGTCCTGCCAGTGACTCTGAAACAGAGGACGCTTTAAAACCTCAAATCAGTGACTCTGAAAGTGAGGAACCTCCACAGCACCAAGCCAGTGATTCTGAAAACGAGGAGCTTCCCAAACCTCGAATTAGTGATTCTGAAAGTGAGGAGCTTCCTAAGCCTCGGGTCAGTGACTCTGAAAGTGAGGAGCCTCAGAGGATTCAGGCCAGTGACTCAGAAAATGAGGAGCTTCCCAAACCCCGTATCAGTGACTCAGAAAGTGAGGACCCACCAAGGCACCAAGCCAGTGACTCAGAAAATGAGGAGCTTCCCAAACCCCGTATCAGTGACTCAGAAAGTGAGGGTCCCCCAAGGCATCAAGCCAGTGACTCAGAAAATGAGCTTCCCAAACCCCGGATTAGCGATTCGGAAAGTGAGGACCCCCCAAGGAACCAGGCCAGTGATTCAGAAAATGAGGAGCTTCCCAAGCCCCGAGTCAGTGACTCTGAGAGTGAAGAGCCTCAGAAGGGACCTGCCAGTGATTCTGAAACTGAGGATGCCTCCAGACACAAACAGAAGCCAGAGTCAGATGATGATAGTGATGGGGAGAATAAGAGAGAGGATACAGAAATACAGAATGACTCCTTTCATTCAGATAGCCATGTAGACAGAAAAAGAATCCAGAGTTCTGACAGCGAGGAGGAAGAACCCAAAAGGCCAAAAATTGACAgtgatgaagatgaagaaaaagtcggggaggaggagaaagtagCGAAGCGAAAAGCTGCTGTGCTTTCTGATAGTGAAGATGAAGAGAAAGCAT CAAAGAAGAGTCGTGTTGTCTCTGATGCAGATGACTCTGACAGTGATGTTATATCAGACAAAtcaggcaaaagagagaagactctagcATCTGACAGTGAAGAAGAAGTAGGGAAAGAAGAGTTGTCtgataagaaaaatgaagagaaggatCTGTTTGGGAGTGATAGTGAGTCTGGGAATGAAGAAGA AAATCTTATTGCAGACATATTTGGAGAATCTGGcgatgaagaggaagaagaatttaCA GGTTTTAACCAAGAAgatttggaggaagaaaaaagtgaaatgcaGGTAAAAGAAGCAGAAGATTCAGATTCTGATGATAACATAAAGAGAGGAAAACA TATGGACTTTCTGTCGGATTTTGAGATGATGTTGCAGCGGAAAAAGAGCATGAGCGGCAAGCGCAGGCGTAACCGAGATGGTGGCACTTTTATTAGTGATGCTGACGACGTAGTGAGTGCTATGATTGTCAAGATGAATGAGGCTGCAGAG GAAGACAGACAGTTGAACAATCAAAAAAAGCCAGCActgaaaaaattaacattattacCTACTGTGGTCATGCACCTTAAGAA gcAGGAccttaaagaaacatttattgacaGTGGTGTGATGTCTGCCATCAAAGAATGGCTCTCCCCTCTACCGGATAGGAGTTTGCCAGCATTGAAGATTCGAGAGGAGCTATTGAAGATTCTGCAAGAG CTACCTAGTGTGAGCCAGGAGACCCTGAAGCATAGTGGGATTGGACGAGCAGTGATGTATCTCTATAAACACCCCAAGGAATCAAGGTCCAACAAGGATATGGCAGGGAAATTAATCA ATGAATGGTCTCGGCCTATATTTGGTCTTACCTCAAACTACAAAGGTAtgacaagagaagaaagagagcagagagatCTAGAACAAATGCCTCAACGTCGGAGAATGAACAG CACTGGTGGTCAGACACCCCGAAGAGACCTGGAAAAGGTGCTGACAGGAGAAGAgaa
- the IWS1 gene encoding protein IWS1 homolog isoform X2, whose product MDSEYYSGDQSDDGGATPVQDERDSGSDVEDDVNEQHSGSDTGSVERHSENEPSDREDGLNKRHHVTDSENDDPSNLNASDSESEELQRQKDSDSESEEHAEPPASDSENEDTNQHGSDSESEETRKLPVSDSENEELLNGHASDSENEDIRKHPASDSEMEELPKSPASDSETEDALKPQISDSESEEPPQHQASDSENEELPKPRISDSESEELPKPRVSDSESEEPQRIQASDSENEELPKPRISDSESEDPPRHQASDSENEELPKPRISDSESEGPPRHQASDSENELPKPRISDSESEDPPRNQASDSENEELPKPRVSDSESEEPQKGPASDSETEDASRHKQKPESDDDSDGENKREDTEIQNDSFHSDSHVDRKRIQSSDSEEEEPKRPKIDSDEDEEKVGEEEKVAKRKAAVLSDSEDEEKASAKKSRVVSDADDSDSDVISDKSGKREKTLASDSEEEVGKEELSDKKNEEKDLFGSDSESGNEEENLIADIFGESGDEEEEEFTGFNQEDLEEEKSEMQVKEAEDSDSDDNIKRGKHMDFLSDFEMMLQRKKSMSGKRRRNRDGGTFISDADDVVSAMIVKMNEAAEEDRQLNNQKKPALKKLTLLPTVVMHLKKQDLKETFIDSGVMSAIKEWLSPLPDRSLPALKIREELLKILQELPSVSQETLKHSGIGRAVMYLYKHPKESRSNKDMAGKLINEWSRPIFGLTSNYKGMTREEREQRDLEQMPQRRRMNSTGGQTPRRDLEKVLTGEEKALRPGDPGFCARARVPMPSNKDYVVRPKWNVEMESSRFQGTSKKGISRLDKQMRKFTDIRKKSRSAHAVKISIEGNKMPL is encoded by the exons ATGGATTCGGAATATTACAGCGGCGACCAGTCAG atGATGGTGGCGCTACCCCAGTACAGGATGAACGGGATTCAGGGTCAGACGTTGAGGATGATGTAAATGAGCAACACTCTGGATCAGACACTGGAAGTGTAGAACGTCATTCAGAG AATGAACCTAGTGATCGAGAGGATGGCCTCAACAAAAGACACCATGTGACAGATTCTGAGAATGATGACCCCTCAAATCTTAATGCCAGTGACTCTGAAAGTGAGGAGCTTCAAAGGCAAAAGGACAGTGACTCTGAATCTGAAGAGCATGCAGAGCCTCCTGCAAGTGATTCTGAAAATGAGGACACTAATCAGCATGGGAGTGACTCCGAGAGTGAGGAGACCAGGAAGTTACCTGTCAGTGACTCTGAAAATGAGGAACTTCTTAATGGGCATGCAAGTGACTCAGAAAATGAAGACATTAGGAAGCATCCTGCTAGTGATTCAGAAATGGAAGAGCTCCCCAAAAGTCCTGCCAGTGACTCTGAAACAGAGGACGCTTTAAAACCTCAAATCAGTGACTCTGAAAGTGAGGAACCTCCACAGCACCAAGCCAGTGATTCTGAAAACGAGGAGCTTCCCAAACCTCGAATTAGTGATTCTGAAAGTGAGGAGCTTCCTAAGCCTCGGGTCAGTGACTCTGAAAGTGAGGAGCCTCAGAGGATTCAGGCCAGTGACTCAGAAAATGAGGAGCTTCCCAAACCCCGTATCAGTGACTCAGAAAGTGAGGACCCACCAAGGCACCAAGCCAGTGACTCAGAAAATGAGGAGCTTCCCAAACCCCGTATCAGTGACTCAGAAAGTGAGGGTCCCCCAAGGCATCAAGCCAGTGACTCAGAAAATGAGCTTCCCAAACCCCGGATTAGCGATTCGGAAAGTGAGGACCCCCCAAGGAACCAGGCCAGTGATTCAGAAAATGAGGAGCTTCCCAAGCCCCGAGTCAGTGACTCTGAGAGTGAAGAGCCTCAGAAGGGACCTGCCAGTGATTCTGAAACTGAGGATGCCTCCAGACACAAACAGAAGCCAGAGTCAGATGATGATAGTGATGGGGAGAATAAGAGAGAGGATACAGAAATACAGAATGACTCCTTTCATTCAGATAGCCATGTAGACAGAAAAAGAATCCAGAGTTCTGACAGCGAGGAGGAAGAACCCAAAAGGCCAAAAATTGACAgtgatgaagatgaagaaaaagtcggggaggaggagaaagtagCGAAGCGAAAAGCTGCTGTGCTTTCTGATAGTGAAGATGAAGAGAAAGCAT CAGCAAAGAAGAGTCGTGTTGTCTCTGATGCAGATGACTCTGACAGTGATGTTATATCAGACAAAtcaggcaaaagagagaagactctagcATCTGACAGTGAAGAAGAAGTAGGGAAAGAAGAGTTGTCtgataagaaaaatgaagagaaggatCTGTTTGGGAGTGATAGTGAGTCTGGGAATGAAGAAGA AAATCTTATTGCAGACATATTTGGAGAATCTGGcgatgaagaggaagaagaatttaCA GGTTTTAACCAAGAAgatttggaggaagaaaaaagtgaaatgcaGGTAAAAGAAGCAGAAGATTCAGATTCTGATGATAACATAAAGAGAGGAAAACA TATGGACTTTCTGTCGGATTTTGAGATGATGTTGCAGCGGAAAAAGAGCATGAGCGGCAAGCGCAGGCGTAACCGAGATGGTGGCACTTTTATTAGTGATGCTGACGACGTAGTGAGTGCTATGATTGTCAAGATGAATGAGGCTGCAGAG GAAGACAGACAGTTGAACAATCAAAAAAAGCCAGCActgaaaaaattaacattattacCTACTGTGGTCATGCACCTTAAGAA gcAGGAccttaaagaaacatttattgacaGTGGTGTGATGTCTGCCATCAAAGAATGGCTCTCCCCTCTACCGGATAGGAGTTTGCCAGCATTGAAGATTCGAGAGGAGCTATTGAAGATTCTGCAAGAG CTACCTAGTGTGAGCCAGGAGACCCTGAAGCATAGTGGGATTGGACGAGCAGTGATGTATCTCTATAAACACCCCAAGGAATCAAGGTCCAACAAGGATATGGCAGGGAAATTAATCA ATGAATGGTCTCGGCCTATATTTGGTCTTACCTCAAACTACAAAGGTAtgacaagagaagaaagagagcagagagatCTAGAACAAATGCCTCAACGTCGGAGAATGAACAG CACTGGTGGTCAGACACCCCGAAGAGACCTGGAAAAGGTGCTGACAGGAGAAGAgaa
- the IWS1 gene encoding protein IWS1 homolog isoform X1, whose translation MDSEYYSGDQSADDGGATPVQDERDSGSDVEDDVNEQHSGSDTGSVERHSENEPSDREDGLNKRHHVTDSENDDPSNLNASDSESEELQRQKDSDSESEEHAEPPASDSENEDTNQHGSDSESEETRKLPVSDSENEELLNGHASDSENEDIRKHPASDSEMEELPKSPASDSETEDALKPQISDSESEEPPQHQASDSENEELPKPRISDSESEELPKPRVSDSESEEPQRIQASDSENEELPKPRISDSESEDPPRHQASDSENEELPKPRISDSESEGPPRHQASDSENELPKPRISDSESEDPPRNQASDSENEELPKPRVSDSESEEPQKGPASDSETEDASRHKQKPESDDDSDGENKREDTEIQNDSFHSDSHVDRKRIQSSDSEEEEPKRPKIDSDEDEEKVGEEEKVAKRKAAVLSDSEDEEKASAKKSRVVSDADDSDSDVISDKSGKREKTLASDSEEEVGKEELSDKKNEEKDLFGSDSESGNEEENLIADIFGESGDEEEEEFTGFNQEDLEEEKSEMQVKEAEDSDSDDNIKRGKHMDFLSDFEMMLQRKKSMSGKRRRNRDGGTFISDADDVVSAMIVKMNEAAEEDRQLNNQKKPALKKLTLLPTVVMHLKKQDLKETFIDSGVMSAIKEWLSPLPDRSLPALKIREELLKILQELPSVSQETLKHSGIGRAVMYLYKHPKESRSNKDMAGKLINEWSRPIFGLTSNYKGMTREEREQRDLEQMPQRRRMNSTGGQTPRRDLEKVLTGEEKALRPGDPGFCARARVPMPSNKDYVVRPKWNVEMESSRFQGTSKKGISRLDKQMRKFTDIRKKSRSAHAVKISIEGNKMPL comes from the exons ATGGATTCGGAATATTACAGCGGCGACCAGTCAG cagatGATGGTGGCGCTACCCCAGTACAGGATGAACGGGATTCAGGGTCAGACGTTGAGGATGATGTAAATGAGCAACACTCTGGATCAGACACTGGAAGTGTAGAACGTCATTCAGAG AATGAACCTAGTGATCGAGAGGATGGCCTCAACAAAAGACACCATGTGACAGATTCTGAGAATGATGACCCCTCAAATCTTAATGCCAGTGACTCTGAAAGTGAGGAGCTTCAAAGGCAAAAGGACAGTGACTCTGAATCTGAAGAGCATGCAGAGCCTCCTGCAAGTGATTCTGAAAATGAGGACACTAATCAGCATGGGAGTGACTCCGAGAGTGAGGAGACCAGGAAGTTACCTGTCAGTGACTCTGAAAATGAGGAACTTCTTAATGGGCATGCAAGTGACTCAGAAAATGAAGACATTAGGAAGCATCCTGCTAGTGATTCAGAAATGGAAGAGCTCCCCAAAAGTCCTGCCAGTGACTCTGAAACAGAGGACGCTTTAAAACCTCAAATCAGTGACTCTGAAAGTGAGGAACCTCCACAGCACCAAGCCAGTGATTCTGAAAACGAGGAGCTTCCCAAACCTCGAATTAGTGATTCTGAAAGTGAGGAGCTTCCTAAGCCTCGGGTCAGTGACTCTGAAAGTGAGGAGCCTCAGAGGATTCAGGCCAGTGACTCAGAAAATGAGGAGCTTCCCAAACCCCGTATCAGTGACTCAGAAAGTGAGGACCCACCAAGGCACCAAGCCAGTGACTCAGAAAATGAGGAGCTTCCCAAACCCCGTATCAGTGACTCAGAAAGTGAGGGTCCCCCAAGGCATCAAGCCAGTGACTCAGAAAATGAGCTTCCCAAACCCCGGATTAGCGATTCGGAAAGTGAGGACCCCCCAAGGAACCAGGCCAGTGATTCAGAAAATGAGGAGCTTCCCAAGCCCCGAGTCAGTGACTCTGAGAGTGAAGAGCCTCAGAAGGGACCTGCCAGTGATTCTGAAACTGAGGATGCCTCCAGACACAAACAGAAGCCAGAGTCAGATGATGATAGTGATGGGGAGAATAAGAGAGAGGATACAGAAATACAGAATGACTCCTTTCATTCAGATAGCCATGTAGACAGAAAAAGAATCCAGAGTTCTGACAGCGAGGAGGAAGAACCCAAAAGGCCAAAAATTGACAgtgatgaagatgaagaaaaagtcggggaggaggagaaagtagCGAAGCGAAAAGCTGCTGTGCTTTCTGATAGTGAAGATGAAGAGAAAGCAT CAGCAAAGAAGAGTCGTGTTGTCTCTGATGCAGATGACTCTGACAGTGATGTTATATCAGACAAAtcaggcaaaagagagaagactctagcATCTGACAGTGAAGAAGAAGTAGGGAAAGAAGAGTTGTCtgataagaaaaatgaagagaaggatCTGTTTGGGAGTGATAGTGAGTCTGGGAATGAAGAAGA AAATCTTATTGCAGACATATTTGGAGAATCTGGcgatgaagaggaagaagaatttaCA GGTTTTAACCAAGAAgatttggaggaagaaaaaagtgaaatgcaGGTAAAAGAAGCAGAAGATTCAGATTCTGATGATAACATAAAGAGAGGAAAACA TATGGACTTTCTGTCGGATTTTGAGATGATGTTGCAGCGGAAAAAGAGCATGAGCGGCAAGCGCAGGCGTAACCGAGATGGTGGCACTTTTATTAGTGATGCTGACGACGTAGTGAGTGCTATGATTGTCAAGATGAATGAGGCTGCAGAG GAAGACAGACAGTTGAACAATCAAAAAAAGCCAGCActgaaaaaattaacattattacCTACTGTGGTCATGCACCTTAAGAA gcAGGAccttaaagaaacatttattgacaGTGGTGTGATGTCTGCCATCAAAGAATGGCTCTCCCCTCTACCGGATAGGAGTTTGCCAGCATTGAAGATTCGAGAGGAGCTATTGAAGATTCTGCAAGAG CTACCTAGTGTGAGCCAGGAGACCCTGAAGCATAGTGGGATTGGACGAGCAGTGATGTATCTCTATAAACACCCCAAGGAATCAAGGTCCAACAAGGATATGGCAGGGAAATTAATCA ATGAATGGTCTCGGCCTATATTTGGTCTTACCTCAAACTACAAAGGTAtgacaagagaagaaagagagcagagagatCTAGAACAAATGCCTCAACGTCGGAGAATGAACAG CACTGGTGGTCAGACACCCCGAAGAGACCTGGAAAAGGTGCTGACAGGAGAAGAgaa